The following proteins are co-located in the Dromiciops gliroides isolate mDroGli1 chromosome 2, mDroGli1.pri, whole genome shotgun sequence genome:
- the SLC52A3 gene encoding solute carrier family 52, riboflavin transporter, member 3: protein MALLTHLLVCIFGSGSWVAINGLWVELPLLVTKLPEGWYLPSYLTIIIQLANVGPLFITLLHRFRPGCLPEVPVIFGVLALGTTACLLFAFLWEKTSVVAGALHSTPFLVLTFFLALVDCTSSVTFLPFMARLPAQYLTSFFVGEGLSGLLPALVSLAQGSGINTCAQVTNISATTEPSNFTEASFTLGSLNITLNPDLTTSTPQLESCYLPANFSPFVFFILLSIMMAGCLAAFFGLTRLPKQWELSTEDLLVSQVTLKSFQLQEASAGSNNRDSFTSVVLPEEKRPTVWPRAQLAFIYFLVVFVNALTNGILPSVQTYSCMSYGSVAYHLSATLSAVANPLACLLAMFLPKRSLLWLGVITLLGTGFGAYNMAMAVLSPCPLLKDSRWGEAIIVISWVLFTGTLSYVKVMTGVHLRDLSHSALVWCGAAEQLGSAFGAILMFPLVNVLQLFKSADGSSLQCPS from the exons atGGCTCTACTCACACACCTGTTAGTCTGCATCTTTGGCTCTGGCTCCTGGGTGGCCATCAATGGGCTATGGGTAGAATTGCCTCTGCTGGTAACAAAACTACCTGAAGGTTGGTACCTACCCTCCTACCTCACAATCATCATCCAGCTAGCCAATGTGGGGCCACTCTTCATCACCCTGCTCCACCGATTCCGGCCTGGCTGCCTTCCTGAAGTCCCAGTCATCTTTGGTGTGCTGGCCTTGGGCACGACTGCCTGCCTCCTCTTCGCTTTCCTGTGGGAGAAGACTTCAGTGGTGGCTGGTGCTCTCCATAGCACACCTTTCCTGGTCCTCACCTTCTTCCTGGCCCTGGTGGACTGCACCTCCTCCGTCACTTTCCTGCCCTTCATGGCCCGCCTGCCAGCCCAGTACCTCACCTCCTTCTTTGTTGGGGAAGGGCTGAGTGGTCTCCTCCCTGCTCTGGTATCTCTGGCCCAGGGTTCAGGGATCAACACCTGTGCCCAAGTCACCAACATCTCTgcaaccactgagccatctaacttcACCGAAGCATCCTTCACCCTTGGGTCACTGAACATCACTCTGAATCCTGACCTCACCACCAGCACCCCTCAGCTGGAGTCCTGTTACCTGCCAGCCAACTTCTCCCCATTTGTCTTCTTTATCCTGCTCTCAATCATGATGGCCGGCTGCCTGGCTGCCTTCTTCGGTCTGACTCGTCTCCCTAAGCAGTGGGAGCTCTCTACAGAGGACCTCCTGGTCAGCCAGGTGACTCTCAAATCCTTCCAGCTCCAGGAAGCCTCAGCTGGCAGCAACAACAGAGACAGCTTCACATCGGTGGTCCTGCCTGAGGAGAAGAGGCCCACTGTGTGGCCACGGGCCCAATTAGCCTTCATCTACTTCCTGGTGGTCTTTGTGAATGCCCTCACCAATGGAATCCTCCCCTCTGTTCAGACTTATTCCTGCATGTCCTATGGCTCTGTGGCCTACCACTTGTCTGCAACACTTAGTGCAGTGGCAAACCCCCTCGCTTGCCTCCTGGCTATGTTCCTGCCCAAAAG GTCTCTCTTGTGGCTGGGGGTCATCACCCTGCTGGGCACTGGTTTTGGAGCCTACAACATGGCTATGGCTGTCCTGAGTCCCTGCCCTCTGCTGAAGGACTCCCGCTGGGGAGAAGCCATCATT GTTATCTCTTGGGTGCTTTTCACCGGGACCCTGAGCTACGTGAAGGTGATGACTGGGGTGCACCTGCGAGACCTAAGCCACAGCGCCCTCGTGTGGTGTGGTGCAGCAGAACAGCTGGGATCTGCATTTGGAGCAATACTCATGTTTCCTCTTGTCAACGTGCTGCAGCTTTTTAAGTCCGCAGATGGAAGCAGTCTGCAGTGTCCCAGCTAA